In Moraxella nasovis, the sequence TTCTGGTGATAACGAAACAGTCGTCTGCTACGCCTACTCTCGTAAGACAGGCGAACCATTAGAGCAGTTGGCTATTGATGAAGTGAGCCGTGCTTTAACTAATAACAACCAATTTATTTGGCTTGGGTTATATGATCCAAGTTTTGAGACCGTTCAAGAAGTTCAAGACGCATTTGACCTGCATGAGCTTGCTTTAGAAGATGCGTTTGCCGACCATCAGCGTCCAAAGGTTGAAAACTACGGCAACGATACCATTTTTGTCGTCGTACGTACCGCTAAGCTTGAAGACAATCAGATCCGCTATGGCACGACAGCTATTTTCATGGGTAAAAACTTCATCATCACCGTGCGACGTGGTGCATCCAACTCCTATACGCCTGTGCGTGAACACTACCATCGCCGACCAGAACGCTTACGACTGGGCCCAGTGTTCGTATTGCACGCCCTATTAGACTTTATTGTGGATAATTACTTGCCGATTACAGACCGACTTGGCAACTACTTGCGTGAACAAGAACGTAACATCTTCTCGTATGAATTTAGTAAATCCACCCTAAAAAGTCTTTATGAGTTAAAATCGCAATTGGTTCATATGCGTGCTGTGATTTTACCCGTCCAAGATGTGTGTAATTTTTTTATCAATCATAACAACAAAAACGAGCTTACGCTTGGCTTTCCTGCTACCGCTAAGCCTTATTTTCGTGACGTAAACGACCATTTGCTCCGCTCAATCGATGCTCTAAATGGTCTAAATGAGATGCTATCACTGGCGATGGATACTTATATGGCAATGGTAACCATGGGACAAAACGACGTGGTTCGAAAGCTGGCTGCATGGGCAGGTATCGCTGCTGTGCCGACTGCGGTGGCAGGCATTTATGGCATGAACTTTGATGTGATGCCAGAGCTGCATTGGCAATATGGGTATTTTATGGTGGTGGGGTTTGTACTGATTGTGTGCTTTTATCTGCATTATAAATTCAGAAAAGCAGGCTGGTTATAAGCGGGTTTATATAACCTGCATCACTTAGCGTGCAATCGTGTGGTTTGGTGTACGGATAGTAGCTTTTTTTTGGCGAGCTGTTTATTTTGCTATTTATCACTCCACAAAGCTTAACTTAAATTACAAAGATTGGGGGGTTTATAAACACCCCTTAGCCATGTACCATATCAAAAATCAGCCAACTTTGACCAGTAAATCGCTTGGCAAAAGCCCACCCAATGACCATTTATTCCATTCACCTTATTTCATCAACCTAACATCTTGACACTTACAGCTTTACTCTGTACTTATAAATTTATACCTTTAAATAAGTCTTCACCCTTAAAATTTAGATAGCAAAATAAAATCATCCATAAAAGCATTTATAAGACCATGTCACCCATTTGTTTTTATTAACACCTAAAAAAAATATCTTGGGGGGGGGTAAAACTTATGCTAAAATAAATTACATTTGCAATAATTTTACACAAATATTGCCAAATCCATCATTTTTCATAGATTTTATTAAGGGTTGTTGTATGAATCAAGTATATCGTGTTATTTTCAATCATGCGACTGGTGTATGGCAGTCGGTATCAGAAATCGCTAAAAGTAATGGTAAAACTAAAAGTATCAAATTAGCGGTTGCTACTTGTGGTATTTTAGCAAGTGCCGCTCATGCAGATAATTTTAATAGTTCCGTCAATCTAGAAGATTATGTTGTAGGGGCAAATGATACAATTAGCGGTGCAAATACCATTGTGTCAACAAACAGCACATTCGTCAGTCATGATGGCGATGCAAATTTGACGATTAAAGATGGTGCCAAACTAACGAGCAGTCAAAATATCATTTTGGGTGCGTTTAATACATCCACCAATGCAAAAATTACCCTAGACAATGGCACACTTGAACAAACCGAACCTTTTGATGGTAAAAATTATCGCTTCATCGCCGCAGGTCTTACCAAGGGAAATTCTAGCATTGATGCCAAAAATCATTCAAGCATTCTAGCCAAAGACTCTATAGTGATTGGCTTGGAAGAAAATGCAACAGGTGTAGTCAATTTGGACAATTCTACAATTGACGTTGGTAATGAAGTTTCAATCGGCAGTACAGGCAAAGGTGCATTACATCTTAATAATCAATCCAAAGGTAAATTTAACAATATTTATCTTGGTAGTCATAAAGAACAGTCAATCGGTGATGGCACATTTACTGCAACAAATTCAACACTTGATGTGCAAGACAGTATCATCGTTGGCGATGTTGGCACAGGTTCATTGACATTTGATAATACCCCAACTGTTGTACGCCAATTAACTATCGGACAAAGCAAAGGCGGTGTTGGCACTGCTAGCATCAACAATTCAGAACTTAATGTAAAATCACTAAATGTTGGTACGGCAGGCAAAGGCTCATTAACTCTTAACAACACAAATTTAACAGAAGGTCAATCGGTCATTGAGATTGGTGGCAAATCCACAGGTGAAGGCAAGCTGATCGTTGGTAACCAAAGCACAATTAAAGCAGGCACAATCACGGTTGCCAATGAAGGACAAGGTTCATTAAATTTGGCAAAAAATACCGACACTAAGAGCGATTTTTTGTATGTTGGTGGTGTAGCAAATAGACAAATTCCCTTAGCCAATCCTAATACAATTTATGGTAAAGCTGAGATTCTTGGCAAATTGACTGTTATTGATGATATCAATGTTGGCATTGAAGGTCGGGGCGAATTGATTGCCTTAGGTGCAACTATCAATGCCAATCAGTTATTACTTGGCTATGAAAAAACAGGTCAAGCAATCGCCAAGATTAGCGATAAGAGTATTGTAAATACCAAAAATCTAAGTGTTGGCAGAGACGGAACTGCTAACTTAACCATTGATTCTGGCAGTCAATTGACCAATAATAACTTGATTATCATTGCAGGTAGTGGTGTCAGTCAAACTGGCAATTCATCGACTTTAACGGTTGATGGTGCAGGCACGGTATTAAACAATAAAGGCGATATGAGTGTAGCGTCAGGATTGAGGCATTTAGGCACACTTAATGTTAGCAATAATGCAACAGTAAAAAATGCTGACACCTTAACCATCTCTAGTATCTTAAATTGGCGTAATAACAATTTATCAGGTTCAATTGGTACAGTTAATTTGACGAATAATGCCAATTTACAAAGCAATTTCATTGAGATGTTTGGCAAAGAAAGCAATTTAAACGTAACTAATGCAACTGTCAACACCAATCAAATTGCTAGAAAAATTACAGGTGAAGATCAAAATGGCAAGATTGTTGACATCTTATCATTTGGCGTACAACCAACTACCAAAATCACACTTGATAATGCAACAGTTAAACTCAACCAAAATCAAAATAAGCTGTTTAGCGGTTTTCAAAAGACAGACACTATTGAGATAAAAAATGGCGGAGCAAATTTTGATACGCAAAAATATCAAGTTGGTATTGCAGATACCGCAAAAATCACAGGTGCAGGTAATTTCAACAAGCTAGGTACTGGCACATTAACTTTAAATAGCGATAGTAAAGCATGGCGTGGCGAGACGCATATCAATGAAGGTGTGTTAAAAATCAATGGCGACTACACCATGAAAGACGGGGAAGTTTTGGCAATCGGTCTGAATAATCAGACCGACTATGGTCAATTAGCCGTTACAGGTCAAGCGGTAATTGACAATGGGGTGCTTAAAGTAAAAGCCTCCGACATTGTCAAAATATTGGTGACAAGCGATACACCAACCAGCGAATGGAAAAATATTGTCAAAGCAAAAACTCGTACAGGCAAATTCAAAGAGGTGCAGTTTATTGACCAAAGGGGTATAAATATCGCCAATGTCGGTATTGAAGCCAACTATGATGACAACACAGCGGTTCATCTACACGCGAAAAAACCTGTAACGCCAACGCCAACGCCAACGCCAACGCCAACGCCAACGCCAACGCCAACGCCAACGCCAACGCCAACGCCAACGCCAACGCCAACGCCAACGCCAACGCCAACGCCAACGCCAACGCCAACGCCAACGCCAACGCCAACGCCAACGCCAACGCCAACGCCAACGCCAACGCCAACGCCAACGCCAACGCCAACGCCAACGCCAACGCCAACGCCAACGCCAACGCCAACGCCAACGCCAACGCCAACGCCAACGCCAACGCCAACGCCAACGCCAACGCCAACGCCAACGCCAACGCCAACGCCAACGCCAACGCCAACGCCAACGCCAACGCCAACGCCAACGCCAACGCAGTCTAGCGATTTTGAAACGGCTGTCAAGAGCGAAAATAAAAATAATTTGGTGAATTTAGCACAAGTGCTAGATAAGAACAAAAATACACAAACCGACCCACTGGGCTTGGCATTAACGTTAGGTGCAAGCGGATTAGATAACAGCGAACTTACCCAAGGTGTATCAGAAGTTGCTCCGCTACTACACGGCTCGGTCAATCGTGTGCTTGCCAATGCCCAAAGCTACGCCAAATCAGCGATAGACACTAGAAGCATTGACCGCTCTCGCTCAGTCTGGGCAAAAGCCATCGGCACAGACAGCACCTTAAAAGCCTTGGATAATGGTCTAATGGGCTATGACGGACGTGATGTCGGAGCGATTGTCGGGGCAGATACCGCCATCGGTCAAGGCAATATTGGTATCGCCCTATCCTACATTGACAGCGATGTGGACAGCCGTGGCGATGCCCGCCATGAAGTCTTTGCCAAATCTAGCCAAGTCTTGATTTATGGCGATTATGACGTGAATGACAAAACATCTATTCACGGTACGCTTGGTGTAGGTCGATCAGACATCAAAGGCACACGCCACATCAACACATTAACCGCAGGTAACCAAGCCCAAGCAAAATCAGATTATAAGGCAGATAGCACGCAGGCAAGTTTTGAGATTCGTCATCAAATCGGCACCGATGAGCGTAACATCACGCCATTTACAGGATTAAGATATGACCACATCTTAGCAGATGGCTACACCGAAACTGGGGCAGGTGCTTATAATCTGACCGTCAAAGAGCAAGATTATAGCGAACTTAGTTCAACGCTTGGCTTTCGCTTTAATCAAGCAGTCAGCCCGCACCTAAACCTGACAGGTGAGCTATCAGGTACGCTACATAATGGCGACAAACGTACCGGCATTCATGGTCAATTTACCAATAATAATGAGAGTGATTTTTATCTACATGGTCGTGAACTTGGCAATGTCAGCGGTAAAGTGGGACTTGGTATGTCGTACAAGCCAACCCAGCACACAAGTTTAAGTCTTGGCTATCTGGGTAAATGGCGTAAGAACTATGACAGTCACGGCTTAATGCTTGATTTTACTATGAAATTTTAAGCACATTAGGTAAAAATAAAAGCCCCCTAACATAAGGGGGCTTTTATTATAAAAATTTTTATTGACACCAAAAGCAACACACAAAAAAGCTTAATCAAATCAATCATTTAACTGCCATTGCAAGCCTTTAGCCAACCCATCACAGCCTTTGCTATTTTAAATAAGCATACATCATTGGGCTAAATTTAGATTTACCGTATCAATAGACAAACCACTGTTACTTACAAGACAACCACCCCACCCAAACACCGCCATCACCTGATTAAATTCATCGTCTGGCGGAGCGATGACCTGCACTTTGTTGCCATTCATGTCATCAAAGGTTAAGCTGTGGGCATGAAGCAGTAGCCGTGATACGCCTGTGTGTGCTTGCACCGCTTTGTTTTGGGCGGTGTCGCCATGCGTGGTATCGCCTACGATTGGGTGAAATAGATGTGTCATGTGCCGTCTTAATTGGTGCTTACGTCCTGTGATTGGCATAAGTTTGACCAGCGAATAGCGAGACGTGGCATAGCGTTTGGCAGAAACAAAGGGCATTTCACAAGTCGCCAAATTCTCATAATCAGTAATGGCAGACTGTGGGGCTTTATCACTGGCAAATTTATCAGCGATTTTGTCAAGCTTGACGGCAAGCGGATAGTCAATTCGCCCACACCCCAAAAGATGACCACGCACCACCGCAAGATAGGTCTTTTGTACGGTATGATGTTCAAATTGCAAAGATAGCGTCCGAGCCGTATCAGACGATTTGGCGAACAAAAGCACCCCTGATGTCGGACGGTCTAGGCGGTGTACAGGATAGACATAAAGACCAAGCATATCACGCAGTAGCGTCATCACAAATACGGTCTCATGCTTATCTAGCCACGAGCGATGAACGAGCATACGAGCAGGTTTATTGACCGCCACAAGGTCGTCATCTTGGTAGAGAATTTCTAGCATTTGTATTTATAAATCCGTCAAATCACAAAAAATCTCATCATACGCCATTTTTTCTTGGACATTTTGAGCGGTGGCGGTGAGTAGGTCGTCAAGTTTTGTTAAAAATATTTCTAGCTTTTCTAAACTCAGTGGCTTACTTTGTGATTGATTATTCATTAAATTTTTTATATCAATGTCTGTATGCAAACTATCCATACCCAAATTAACTCGCACCACATCAGCCAGCATAAGCCTTGTTAGCACCACAAAATCGGTAAAAGATAGCACGCCTTGCCAATAATCACTGGCTAAAATAGGCAAACGAGTGCCTGCTCGTAGGGCAAGCCACGTTTTTAGCCACAGCACTCTTTTATCAAACCATGCTTGATTGGGCAAATCCACCGCACGCAATACCGCACCATCTGCCAAATTCAGCGTCAATCTTGCCAAATCTACATCACCCAATTTATCCGCCACAAACTGCAACGCCCCATCATAAATAATAGTATTAAGTGGCAATACCTGCACACGGCTTTTGATGGTGGGTAGTAGCTTGGTTGGGTGGTCTGTGATTAGGATTAAATGCACGCCAAATCGTGGTTCTTCTAAGGTTTTTAAAAGGGCATTCCCCGCCCCTAGTGTCAATTTGTCGGCATAATCTAGTACGATAAGACGCAGACCATGCCCCTTGCTGTGGCTGTATTCTTGTACAGACCGTATGTCGTCAATCTTGATAGATGATGGTTCATTATTGTCAGAAGTCGGCAGACTGGCAGACGGCAACACCAACAAATCAGGGTGCGTACCTGCGATGAGCCAAGTACAGCTCTCACACGCCCCACACGCCCCATCTTGCCCTTTGTCCTGACTTTTGTTTTGGCACAACAGCCACGCCACAGCACGCCACACAAACGCCCGCTTGCCAATACCTGCCATACCGCTTGCCAGTAGTCCATGCGGTAATTTATCATCATAAAACTGATGTACCAATTGCTCCCACGCCTGTGCTTGCCAAGGCAGTAAGGGGGAGAAATAGGGTAATTGTGGGTTGTGGTTGGTCATGTTATTTTAAGTTCACTTAGTTTTTTTAAGACAAATTCATCAAATTCAAATACCATAATCCAAGGGAATTTATGTTTATAGCGATTAAAATCATCATAACCAAAATCGCCATAATAATTGATAATGGTGGATAATGGTGGATAATGCCGTGCCATGCGTACCAATAACCAACGTGTGATTTTTGTATTTGGCTAATAATTCATTTAATGCGTGAATATTTCTATCTTGGACTTCTTTTAAACTCTCGCCATTTGGTAATTTAAATTCAAAATCCTGCCATTGTCTTTGGCTAAATTCATCAAAATCATCTACCCAAGTGCCGATTTTTCTTTCACGAAACTCATCAATAATCGCAATCTCTTTTTTAAAATAATCAGCGGTTGGCTTGATGGTGTCTATCGTCCTTTTGTAAGGACTGCTAAAAAATTCATCAATAGGCTTATCCTTAAACACATCAATAAGTTTATAACTTTGAATAATGCCATTGTCGGTTAATTCACGATTGACATCATCACGATTATGATAATTTGGCTCGCCGTGGCGAATAAAATAAATGGCGGTCATTTTTACATCCACAAATTTTAAAACTTCAAAAACTCATCTATGCTCATATTATTTAGCCTATCCAAATCTTCCTTAGTATCCACCCCAAGCGGTAAATCCACACAAGCAACATCAATGGCGATTTTGTGATGGTTTTCTAAAATGCGTAACTGTTCTAGGCTTTCTATCCGTTCAAGACAGCCTTGTTCCCATCTGCCAAATTGCCTTAAAAGGCTCACACGATAAGCATACAGTCCCAGATGGCGATAGGCATTTTTGGGTGTGTCGCCAAGCTCGCCCTTTAAATGTCCGTCTCTGTCAAAAGGGATTGGGCTACGGCTAAAATACAACGCTTGCTTGCCCGCTTTGACGACTTTTACCACCGAATTTTTATAAAAATCATCATAATTATCAATCACTTCGCACAGTGTCGCCATGACACAGTCGCCCTGCTCTATGAGTAGATTTTTGGCTTGCTCTAAGAGTGCAGGCGGTACAAGCGGTTCATCACCTTGCATATTGATGACGATGTCATCATCACCAAAACCAAGCAAATCTGCCACTTCACCAAGCCTGTCCGTGCCTGACTCATGCTCGCCTGTCATCACCACAGGCACGCCTGCACGCTCACACACCCCAAAAATCCGCTCATCATCGGTCGCCACACACACGCTGTCGGCAAAGGTGGCTCTCATCGCCTTGTCCGCCGTCCAAAGTATCATCGGCTTACCATGAATGTCAAGTAACGGCTTGGCAGGCAAGCGAGTGGAGTGGTAGCGGGCGGGGATAACGATGTGGGTTTTGGGGTGGTTTTTGGGTATGGTCATGGGATTTTCCGATATGATTAAATTGATAAAGTATTTTAGCTCGTCTTAGCCAATGATGGAAATTGGCGACATCTACTTGTGCAATTGATGTGATGTCATTAAAATTTTTTCATCATAATCACGTTGTCATTCACATTTTATCCAAGTAGTACAACAGATAATACCAAAGCGACAGTTACCGAATTGGCGTGATAAATACATAACCCTTCATTCAAAGCCCATATGCCCCACTATCAATTTTATAATGTCCAATTAGAAAGTCTTATGTGGGTTGGCGTGGAGCGATAGCGACACCCAACTAAATTGGTTGCATTTGTTAGGTTTCGTAAGCCCAACTTGTCCCACTCTATACTTTAAATTTTATCCATAATAAAAGTTAAAAATAAGGTATGTTAAGTTTAGATAAAATTCTTAACCACCCTATCCATCTCATCATACACCGCCTTTGACAGCACCGCCTTAACAGGCAATATCCAAATATTATCAAAAATGGCGTGATGAGAGTCTTTGGCAAGCTCACGCACTTTGACCGCATCTTTGGCGGTGATGACAATCGGATACTCGGTTAAATTTGCCAAATCATCAAGTCCAAACTTATGATGATCGCCAAAAGGCTTTTGTATTACCCCAAAGCCCAAATCGGTTAAGGTCTTAAAAAACCGCTGTGGATAACCAATGCCACTCACCGCATAGACGGTTTGTGGTGATAGGATTTTGTCCACCCCCACAAGCGGTACAGGCTCACTTGGGACTAGGTGCATAAGTAGGCTATCAGGCGGATACTGCTCGGGTCTTGGGTCGTGGTAAATCACAGTCGCCCCATCAAGACGGCTTAAAGGCTCACGCAAAAAGCCCTGTGGCAAAAGCTTTTCATTACCAAAACCACGCACACCGTCTACCACTATCCACTCTACATCTCGGTGCAAGGCATGATGTTGTAGCCCATCATCACTGATGATAAACTGCAAATTTGGGTGGTTTTGGATAAGTAAATCAATGGCTTGTCCACGATTTACCCCCACTGCCATCGGAACATTTGTACTAGACACAATCAAGCACGGCTCATCGCCCACCATCTGGGGCGTGCTGTCTGCTTGCACAAGAGCAGGCGTGTCATCTGCTCGTCCATAGCCACGGCTAATCACGCCGACCCTTACGCCCTTTTGCTGTAAATATGCCACCAAAGCGATGATGAGTGGCGTTTTGCCACTACCGCCTACGGTGATGTTACCGATGACCATCACAGGGATTGGGGCGTGGTATGTTGGTTTTTTGCCTGTCTTGTATTGATGCTTATGATGGTCGCTGACACGTTTATAAAGGGCGGATAAAGGGGCAAGCAGATTAAGCCATCGGCTTTGCTGTTGCCATGCCCGAGTGATGATAAGCTCTAACTTTTTCATTCATCAAAGGTCCGCTCATACATGGTCTGATACACCCCACCACGAGCCATCAGCTCATCATGCGAGCCTTGCTCCACGATTTGACCTTTGTCCATGACGATGATGCGGTCGGCATTTTGAATGGTGGATAGGCGGTGGGCGATGACAAGCGTGGTGCGATTTTGCATCACCGCATCAAGTGCCTTTTGGATATAAAATTCGCTTTCATTATCTAAGGCAGACGTGGCTTCATCTAAGATCAAAATGGGGGCGTTTTTTAATAAGGCTCTGGCGATAGACAGTCTTTGACGCTGACCACCAGACAGTTGCAGACCGTCCGCCCCAATAAAGCTGTCATAGCCATTTGGCAAGTTCATAATAAAATCATGGGCGTGTGCTGATTTGGCAGCTTGAATGATTTGTTCGGCGGTTTTATCAGACAGTTTGCCATAAGCGATATTATGAAAAATACTGTCCAAAAACAGCGTAACTTGCTGGTCTACCACCGCAATCTGTTCACGCAAAGCATCAAGTTTGATGTCATGAATGGGTATGCCATCTATCAAAATCTCGCCTGCACTGGGTGTCAGTGTTCTGGTCAATAGATTGACCAATGTGGTCTTGCCAGAACCTGACCGCCCAACCACCGCCACCACCTCACCTGCTTTGATATCAAGGCTAAAGCTCTTAATCGCCTGAGTACCGTCTGCATAAGTTAAACTAATATTATCAAAGCGAATATTACCGACAACCTTCGTATCAAGTGTGCCTGTGTCCGCCTCTTCAGGAATTTCAAGTAAACCAAAAATAGAAACACCAGCAGCAATCCCACGTTGTAGCTTTTGATTGACGTCCGTTAAGGCTTTTACAGGGCGAGCCAATAAACCTGCGGCGATTAAAAAGGATGCAAATTTCCCTGCCGTCATACCGCCAAGCACTTCAGGACGTAGCGACAGCCAAATCACAAAGCACATACCAATCGCCATCAATAGCTGAATGAGTGGCGAGTTAATGGCAGCAAGCACGGTAATTTTCATGCCTTTTTCTAAGTTATCCTTAGATGCCTTGATAAAGCGAGCCAATTCATAATGCTGACCGCCATAGTTTTTGACGACATGATAGCCTGTAATCGCCTCATTGGTGATGTGGCTAACTGATGAGATAGAGTCTTGAATATCAATGGATAAGCTGGCAAATTTCGTAGAAACACGCTTAATCAATAAAAAAATCGGTGGCACAACAATAAGCAACACCAAAGTAAGACGCCAATTGCTATAAAATAAATAACCAATCAACGCAATGACGGTTAATCCATCTTTTAACAGCGTGGTCAAAGATTCTGTGCTGGCAGCTGTAACTTGCTCAACATCAAAAATCAGCTTAGATGAAATTTTTCCAGAAGGATTGTTAAGATAAAAAGACGATGGTAGTTTTAGCAGTTTCTCAAACACTTCAACTCTAAGCTTATGCACCAAGCTTCGCGCCATTAATGCAGAATAATAACCACCCAAAAAAGCACCAAGCCCACGAAAGATGAATAATAAAATCACCAAAAAAGGAAACCAAAATTTTCGGGTTTGGTCGTCATTATTGATGGCATCAATGATGTATTCAAACAGCTTAGCCGAAGAAACTTCCGCTGCAGCTCCAATCGTAAATCCAACAATCACCAAAACAAATGCCCACCAATACGGCGTTAAATAGCCGATTAGACGCAAAAATACTGCAAATTTATCATTTGAATTAAACGATGTAGGCGTAGGCTCTGTCATATTATCGCTACAATTAAAGTGAGACATTAAGCTGAGCTAACAGTGCACGCAACTCTTCATCATCATGAAAAAAAATCTCCAAACTGCCCTTACCTGTCTTATTTTGTTTAAGCTTAGTGCTTGCACCAAGCATATCAGAGATTTTTTGATTTAGACGAGTTATCTCGTGTGAATTGACACTGTCAGACTTTAAAGGTTCAGGGTTTAGGATAGATTTGACCAGTTTTTCGGCATCTCTGACCGTCATCTTAGCGTCAATGATTTTTTTGGCGATGATGGGCTGCTGCTTCGTGGAGAGTGCCAATAACGTGCGTGCATGACCCATATCAAGCTGATTGG encodes:
- the kdsB gene encoding 3-deoxy-manno-octulosonate cytidylyltransferase; protein product: MTIPKNHPKTHIVIPARYHSTRLPAKPLLDIHGKPMILWTADKAMRATFADSVCVATDDERIFGVCERAGVPVVMTGEHESGTDRLGEVADLLGFGDDDIVINMQGDEPLVPPALLEQAKNLLIEQGDCVMATLCEVIDNYDDFYKNSVVKVVKAGKQALYFSRSPIPFDRDGHLKGELGDTPKNAYRHLGLYAYRVSLLRQFGRWEQGCLERIESLEQLRILENHHKIAIDVACVDLPLGVDTKEDLDRLNNMSIDEFLKF
- the lpxK gene encoding tetraacyldisaccharide 4'-kinase, which encodes MKKLELIITRAWQQQSRWLNLLAPLSALYKRVSDHHKHQYKTGKKPTYHAPIPVMVIGNITVGGSGKTPLIIALVAYLQQKGVRVGVISRGYGRADDTPALVQADSTPQMVGDEPCLIVSSTNVPMAVGVNRGQAIDLLIQNHPNLQFIISDDGLQHHALHRDVEWIVVDGVRGFGNEKLLPQGFLREPLSRLDGATVIYHDPRPEQYPPDSLLMHLVPSEPVPLVGVDKILSPQTVYAVSGIGYPQRFFKTLTDLGFGVIQKPFGDHHKFGLDDLANLTEYPIVITAKDAVKVRELAKDSHHAIFDNIWILPVKAVLSKAVYDEMDRVVKNFI
- a CDS encoding autotransporter domain-containing protein gives rise to the protein MNQVYRVIFNHATGVWQSVSEIAKSNGKTKSIKLAVATCGILASAAHADNFNSSVNLEDYVVGANDTISGANTIVSTNSTFVSHDGDANLTIKDGAKLTSSQNIILGAFNTSTNAKITLDNGTLEQTEPFDGKNYRFIAAGLTKGNSSIDAKNHSSILAKDSIVIGLEENATGVVNLDNSTIDVGNEVSIGSTGKGALHLNNQSKGKFNNIYLGSHKEQSIGDGTFTATNSTLDVQDSIIVGDVGTGSLTFDNTPTVVRQLTIGQSKGGVGTASINNSELNVKSLNVGTAGKGSLTLNNTNLTEGQSVIEIGGKSTGEGKLIVGNQSTIKAGTITVANEGQGSLNLAKNTDTKSDFLYVGGVANRQIPLANPNTIYGKAEILGKLTVIDDINVGIEGRGELIALGATINANQLLLGYEKTGQAIAKISDKSIVNTKNLSVGRDGTANLTIDSGSQLTNNNLIIIAGSGVSQTGNSSTLTVDGAGTVLNNKGDMSVASGLRHLGTLNVSNNATVKNADTLTISSILNWRNNNLSGSIGTVNLTNNANLQSNFIEMFGKESNLNVTNATVNTNQIARKITGEDQNGKIVDILSFGVQPTTKITLDNATVKLNQNQNKLFSGFQKTDTIEIKNGGANFDTQKYQVGIADTAKITGAGNFNKLGTGTLTLNSDSKAWRGETHINEGVLKINGDYTMKDGEVLAIGLNNQTDYGQLAVTGQAVIDNGVLKVKASDIVKILVTSDTPTSEWKNIVKAKTRTGKFKEVQFIDQRGINIANVGIEANYDDNTAVHLHAKKPVTPTPTPTPTPTPTPTPTPTPTPTPTPTPTPTPTPTPTPTPTPTPTPTPTPTPTPTPTPTPTPTPTPTPTPTPTPTPTPTPTPTPTPTPTPTPTPTPTPTPTPTPTPTPTPTPTPTPTQSSDFETAVKSENKNNLVNLAQVLDKNKNTQTDPLGLALTLGASGLDNSELTQGVSEVAPLLHGSVNRVLANAQSYAKSAIDTRSIDRSRSVWAKAIGTDSTLKALDNGLMGYDGRDVGAIVGADTAIGQGNIGIALSYIDSDVDSRGDARHEVFAKSSQVLIYGDYDVNDKTSIHGTLGVGRSDIKGTRHINTLTAGNQAQAKSDYKADSTQASFEIRHQIGTDERNITPFTGLRYDHILADGYTETGAGAYNLTVKEQDYSELSSTLGFRFNQAVSPHLNLTGELSGTLHNGDKRTGIHGQFTNNNESDFYLHGRELGNVSGKVGLGMSYKPTQHTSLSLGYLGKWRKNYDSHGLMLDFTMKF
- a CDS encoding DNA polymerase III subunit delta', with product MTNHNPQLPYFSPLLPWQAQAWEQLVHQFYDDKLPHGLLASGMAGIGKRAFVWRAVAWLLCQNKSQDKGQDGACGACESCTWLIAGTHPDLLVLPSASLPTSDNNEPSSIKIDDIRSVQEYSHSKGHGLRLIVLDYADKLTLGAGNALLKTLEEPRFGVHLILITDHPTKLLPTIKSRVQVLPLNTIIYDGALQFVADKLGDVDLARLTLNLADGAVLRAVDLPNQAWFDKRVLWLKTWLALRAGTRLPILASDYWQGVLSFTDFVVLTRLMLADVVRVNLGMDSLHTDIDIKNLMNNQSQSKPLSLEKLEIFLTKLDDLLTATAQNVQEKMAYDEIFCDLTDL
- the corA gene encoding magnesium/cobalt transporter CorA yields the protein MKTQQDPDTYRHLTSDIDLHDTPPKSHLAELDEEQNLRVDNDEHEDGDHDEREEELSLPDNQDSYIYGDADATDEDTIETMTVYDPDADRFEDFEENSGDNETVVCYAYSRKTGEPLEQLAIDEVSRALTNNNQFIWLGLYDPSFETVQEVQDAFDLHELALEDAFADHQRPKVENYGNDTIFVVVRTAKLEDNQIRYGTTAIFMGKNFIITVRRGASNSYTPVREHYHRRPERLRLGPVFVLHALLDFIVDNYLPITDRLGNYLREQERNIFSYEFSKSTLKSLYELKSQLVHMRAVILPVQDVCNFFINHNNKNELTLGFPATAKPYFRDVNDHLLRSIDALNGLNEMLSLAMDTYMAMVTMGQNDVVRKLAAWAGIAAVPTAVAGIYGMNFDVMPELHWQYGYFMVVGFVLIVCFYLHYKFRKAGWL
- the truC gene encoding tRNA pseudouridine(65) synthase TruC; amino-acid sequence: MLEILYQDDDLVAVNKPARMLVHRSWLDKHETVFVMTLLRDMLGLYVYPVHRLDRPTSGVLLFAKSSDTARTLSLQFEHHTVQKTYLAVVRGHLLGCGRIDYPLAVKLDKIADKFASDKAPQSAITDYENLATCEMPFVSAKRYATSRYSLVKLMPITGRKHQLRRHMTHLFHPIVGDTTHGDTAQNKAVQAHTGVSRLLLHAHSLTFDDMNGNKVQVIAPPDDEFNQVMAVFGWGGCLVSNSGLSIDTVNLNLAQ
- a CDS encoding histidine phosphatase family protein, which codes for MTAIYFIRHGEPNYHNRDDVNRELTDNGIIQSYKLIDVFKDKPIDEFFSSPYKRTIDTIKPTADYFKKEIAIIDEFRERKIGTWVDDFDEFSQRQWQDFEFKLPNGESLKEVQDRNIHALNELLAKYKNHTLVIGTHGTALSTIIHHYQLLWRFWL